From the genome of Chroicocephalus ridibundus chromosome 1, bChrRid1.1, whole genome shotgun sequence, one region includes:
- the LOC134519284 gene encoding OX-2 membrane glycoprotein-like — translation MLFPLLCWAEMCLLMLCRGCQLEEPTMGLKEAVKSDRVIAAALGGEATFYCNFSLSMDVLQVTWQKRNGSFFQNIATYSPKHGLKLIESFQKKVRFTRATLRAPAITLQNLTFEDESYYRCIFNVFPHGSFSKDICLNIQTISELTLEYDSHLPTEGLFTAVCSATGKPAPKITWLNERNLDESPEIHRVQNANGTVTVANRLTFSASHLHALACLLDHPQGRKMKAVYLEEAREGAQKSMIVMAVVIAVLFLTILIPCIMRLKNRKREKLKRCSAPRTPTAVKEEKGLHQDLSEEAKSLHMPKDQDVLYQNEEQTPGSSLHQREAGLKRNMEEKNHHRRLFSEEAENLNSYVHGVFEKGPLGLYIKEVSFTPIKEDRKAMAERNTLPVVEAKQNTKLRPKLS, via the exons atgcttttccctctcctttgctGGGCTGAAATGTGCCTGCTGATGCTTTGCAGAGGCTGCCAGCTGGAGGAGCCGACGATGG GTTTGAAGGAAGCCGTGAAATCTGACCGCGTTATTGCAGCAGCCCTTGGTGGAGAGGCAACTTTCTATTGCAACTTCTCGCTCTCAATGGATGTTTTGCAAGTCACCTGGCAGAAGAGAAACGGGTCTTTCTTCCAGAACATAGCCACCTACAGCCCAAAGCACGGGCTGAAGCTGATAGAGTCATTTCAGAAGAAGGTGCGTTTCACTAGAGCAACCCTGAGGGCCCCAGCTATCACACTCCAAAATCTCACCTTTGAGGATGAGTCCTACTACAGATGCATTTTCAATGTGTTCCCTCACGGCTCTTTCAGCAAAGATATATGTCTCAACATCCAAA cAATTTCTGAGCTAACCCTGGAATATGATTCCCACCTGCCCACCGAGGGTCTCTTCACTGCAGTCTGCtcagcaacaggaaagcctgccccCAAAATCACCTGGCTGAATGAGAGAAACCTGGATGAGTCCCCTGAAATACACCGTGTCCAAAATGCAAACGGGACAGTAACAGTGGCAAACAGACTTACCTTCTCTGCCAGCCACCTCCATGCCTTGGCCTGCCTCCTTGACCAcccacagggaaggaaaatgaaggcAGTTTACCTGGAAGAAGCAAGGGAAG GTGCTCAGAAGAGCATGATCGTCATGGCGGTCGTAATAGCAGTGCTATTCTTAACAATCTTGATACCTTGCATCATGAgactaaagaacagaaaaagggaaaa actgaagagatGTAGTGCACCTAGAACACCTACTGCGGTGAAAGAGGAGAAAGGTTTGCACCAAGACCTAAGCGAGGAAGCCAAAAGCCTGCACATGCCGAAGGACCAGGACGTTCTTTATCAAAATGAG GAGCAGACACCAGGCTCCTCACTTCACCAAAGGGAGGCAGGTCTGAAGAGaaacatggaagagaaaaacCATCACAGGCGCTTGTtttcagaggaagcagagaaCCTGAACAGCTATGTCCATGGTGTGTTTGAGAAGGGACCTCTTGGATTATACATCAAGGAGGTCAGCTTCACACCCATCAAGGAGGACAGAAAGGCAATGGCAG aaagaaacacattGCCTGTTGTAGAAgccaaacaaaatacaaagctgaGACCAAAGCTGTCGTAA
- the LOC134521913 gene encoding OX-2 membrane glycoprotein-like — MTFRALVLCLACAGLAEANVIPQAEHRNVTVGNNVTLGCTLTESKDVVQVTWQKDSEKSHNNIATYSTLKGLKIHEPYQDRMNFTSLVLNETNITFWDTRMDDSGCYTCLFNTFPFGSISGRTCLTVFGLNASVHYNISEGHLIATCNAVGFPEPTITWNNLFNSTPTQETVRHTNGMVSITSKLEIYNTQSIGAQGLTCRVSNTNEKMELPVKMKREEGSSLLWLMIIVGILIVIIALTVTLCWKKRMCRRS, encoded by the exons atgACTTTCCGAGctctggttttgtgcctggcttgtGCTGGGCTTGCAGAGGCAAATG TCATTCCACAGGCGGAACACAGAAACGTGACGGTGGGCAACAACGTGACTCTCGGCTGTACCCTGACAGAATCCAAGGATGTTGTGCAAGTGACATGGCAAAAGGACTCTGAAAAATCACACAATAATATAGCTACGTACAGTACCCTAAAAGGATTAAAGATTCATGAGCCCTATCAAGACCGAATGAATTTCACGAGTCTGGTACTCAATGAGACAAACATCACTTTTTGGGACACTAGAATGGACGATTCAGGGTGCTACACGTGTCTCTTCAATACTTTCCCTTTCGGCTCCATCTCAGGACGTACCTGCCTGACTGTGTTTG GTCTCAATGCATCTGTCCATTACAACATTTCCGAAGGTCATTTGATTGCCACCTGTAATGCCGTTGGCTTCCCAGAGCCCACCATCACCTGGAACAACTTATTCAATTCTACTCCTACACAGGAGACAGTCAGGCACACCAATGGGATGGTGTCCATCACCAGTAAGCTGGAGATCTACAACACTCAGAGCATCGGTGCACAGGGTTTGACCTGCAGAGTAAgcaacacaaatgaaaaaatggaattgcctgtgaaaatgaaaagag AAGAAGGATCCTCGTTGCTTTGGCTGATGATTATTGTGGGGATTTTAATTGTCATCATAGCTCTGACTGTCACGCTGTGTTGGAAGAAGAGGATGTGCAGGAGGAGTTGA